The sequence gAGTAGTTACAGTACTCTAAGCTTAGCTGTAATATAAAATCCACAATTCACCTAATCGTGTTAAAAAGTTTCACTGCTCATTCAGTccaaatgttttgttgatttattgGATATTTTTAATTATCATTAATGTGCATTTACAAACATTGTGGACACGTCGGACAACACTGACAGGTTTAAATAGTTTGAATAAGAAAATCAACAGAATTGTGACACTgatttttacaatatttcacAACACATGAGCATTGCTATTGCACCCAGATGTTAAACAAGTGaatgttagaaataaaaaatatggaaTTTAAATGTCACTGCACCATCAAACTCACACCTCCATCTACACCAATCACATTCTgatattaaatatttgaatacattttaataaatatttcatatttataaatattgtCTAAACTTATTACGGTGGAGTGTAACACatggaaacagagaaagaggtcCTGAGGTAACTACTGGCTAATATTTTGACAGCAGAGAGAAAtacagatgtcagaggaggggACACAACCTCCGTCTGAGTGTCAGCTGTTCATTGAGCTTGAGGAGGAGGGACAGGAAGTTGCGATTGGGGTAAATAGCTCGTTTTTGGATGAGGTGTGTCAGAGCATCTTTCAGAGAGAAACACTGTCGCAACATCAAGTATGCCAGGACCAAAGTGGCTGATCGACTCATGCCCATGATGCAGTGCACCAGAACCTTTCCTGTAGAGCAGGATGGAGAATGCGAAAGGAAATAGATAAAATGTACGAccactaaagaaaaaaatagaagcgTGAACAAAGAAATAATGAGTGTAACATTCTCATAACTTACCATCTTTGCACCTCAGGGCTTTATGTATGAAGTCAGCTGCAGGTCTGAAGTACTGACTGAGATCAAAGTTGTCTGAATCCTCTGCTGGGATCCCAAAGTAAATGCATGCATTTCCATAAAAACTCTGGTCACCGATGCTGCCCTGCTTCGAGTGTGCTGCATTCAGGACATGAGTGATGCCGAGCTTATGTAATGTCTTTCTGTTCTGTGCCACAGCCCTGAGAAGCAcataaaaagagacaaacagggaagagagggaaaagGTCTTAAACTGTTGTTGCGATGCAGTTGCATGTgtcttgtattttaaaaaactgttagAAATAATCTATATATCTATGGGAATAATAATTTCTTTATTGCAGAGCTCAGGAAGGTGTTATTCTTCCCTGCAACAAACTGCACAAACCAAAGACACTCACACGTTTCCTATGTACAGGTTAGGAAAGACTTCATCCACTGGTGTGAGCTCCAGCCTGCAGGAATCCAGGATGCGTTCCAGTTCTTTTATGAGCACCAGGTCCTGTTGCTGGTTGCTCCCTGACATCCTCCCTGGACACAAAACGCTCATCTAAAAGACTCCAAAACTGCTCCTGGGCTCTGCGTCCACTATCCCTTCTCCAACAGTGAATGTGTCTCAGTGAGAGACATGAGCAGGTGGCTGTTTGAATGCCGCTTGGCTCCAAAATTAGCTCTCTGTGTCCAGTGTGTTCTTGTTGTCTGGATGTAGAGTTATTTAATGTTGCTGTTGAATTGATTGGTCTGTTCACTGATGCCAAAGATCCCTGGGGGAACAGACAGGGACTCTGTCTCATCACCACTGAGGTCACATCAGAGGGGGACGAGGGAGGGCAGGGCCAGACACAGCGTTcaatgtaaacatacagtaaatggtACAAATGGAGAAAGTCCTGCATGCCATTAACTTCTATCAACAAAATCAAGACAATTCTATGGATATATTATCCAGAGGTTTTCCTCGCTTCATTTTATTTGGGCTCATTCAACCTTTTATACTGCAGGTCTCGTTCCAGGTTTATAAGCTGTCTCAGGAAGCCCCGGTTTGGGAAAATCCAGCGTTTCTGTTGCACACAGTGCACCGAGGACAGAAGACTGAGGTGGTGATGAATCATCAGGTAGGCTAGAACTAACGCAGCTGAGCGACTCACTCCCACAGCACAGTGCACGAACACCTTTCCTGGAAATCACAAAAGACGCAAGCAAAATGACTGGAAAAGCAAGTAACCCCACCTACAATATATCGTCATTCACAGTTTTTATGCAGTGTCGAGTCTGAAAAGCTGTGGCAGCTTGCAGTACCTCCTGATGTCAAAGCCTGGTGAATGAACTCAGCGGCAGGGTAGAAAAAAGGTGAAAGGTCGAACGTTGGCAGGTCATTGGCTGGGACTCCGTAGTATTTCACTGTGGTTCCATAGAAATCATCACTACCTTTACAGCACAGTTTACCATGTGCTGCATTCAGAACATGAGTAATGCCCAGCTGCCACAGCCCGAGCTTGTCATGAGACATAAACCTGGCAAATACCAAATTTGATGGATTAAAAACAGTCCAGAAACTTaatgtgtgaagtgaaacaaagGACAGGTGACTTACATGTCTCCCAGATACAGGTTTGGCCACACCTCATCACCGTGGTGACAGGAGCGTGGCGCTGAATGTAaaacctcctccagctcctggaGAGACGGGATCTCCCATGTCTTCTCTGAATCCCCTGTGGCATGTGTGCACTTTCCCTCCTCTGCTGGGTCTGATTTTTGGGCCTCACATCCCATCTCTGTGACACCACCCGAGAACGACTTCCTGTCAGTCATTTCTAGCTCTAGACGATTTACAGAATCCCTAAAAGTAGATCACGCTGCTGCCTGATGCCTTTGGTTTGAACCTATTTCAGTTACACTTCACTCAGCCTGTGACTGTCAAAAACAGGTGGTGCAGTGTGGCACAGACTCacacatgggtgtgtgtgtttgccattaCAGTGCTGCTTTGAAAATGActccttgtgtttgttttgtcaaattCAAACCAAATACTCCACAAAATCCACTATTCTTTTTTGGATCTAAGGtgtccaaccctggtcctcaagatccactgccctgcttgttttccaactagcCTCAAGCCAATCAAAAGCcggaagataccaattcactttgtcctCCCCCCACCTCCATCCTcctctgagatggtatcttccagctgtGTTAGGAGCATGGATCTCCCACTCCTGATCTAAAGAAACCTGGGAACGGATCCTCCTCTTTTACACGTGGCCAgcagatgtcagtgtgtgtagaAAAGCAGCCCCGCATGATGCCACCGCCTCATCTTTAGTCGTGTTGTTGATtgtctcctcttcctgttttgtgtTGCTTAGTTGTCAGAAGCATGTTGTCCGTCAAATACTCCTGTGAGAGGAGACACGCAGCTCATCTGTCCCTCCTAGCAGCGCAGTGACGGTGGAGTTTTGGTAAGAGTTGGCAGCTTTTCTTTAATGTCATCTTTTACAGTCGGTCTGAAAGGTCTAAACCCGCTTTAACACAGCTAGGAATTTAAATGACATCTCATGTTTTCAACACCTTCATAAAAATATGATCTAATCAGGGCTGATGTCAGTCTAACGGTACGTTGTGGCGCTGCGGTGAGCGCACTGGGAGtcctttgtcacacacacacacacacacagacacatagacacacacacagacacatagacacacagacacagactgaagggctttctctgtctctgtgtgtgtgtgtgtgtgtgtgtgtgtgtgtgtgtgtgtttgtgcgtgcgcgcacgcacgcactgTGAATCACTGCCAAACAAGCTGACATGGCACTTATGAGTCCTCAAGCGAAGCCTCAGGGCAGAGGATCAGCTGCGGGATGTTGCCACTAAAATCTAGAGACTTTAGTTTAAAATAACCGACAGTCCATCCAGGCGAGTGGCCTTACCGTAAATATTTAATACAGGTCAACTGATTATCGTTCCGCATGGATCCATTAACCATATGATCCGCATTATGGACGGTCTGGCCAaagattttcaattttatttatttcacccTAATAAATGATTTCAACCTAAAATAAGCTTTGAAACTGTTATAATATTAAAATCTATGAAATCTGTTTGTGAAATTTGTGAAATCTCACACCTTTTAATTGTATTACAGTTCACAGTGTTTTTGAATGATCTTAAGTGGTTATTAAATTTTCAGGACATTTTTCAagtaaaaatgccaaacatttcaTGGTTGgagctttttaaatgtgaggataaacagttattttcattattgattaatctgctgattgattgtttgttgtttttcgtTAAACATCAGAAAATCGTGGAGAAAAAGTCCCAACTTCCTGGTTTAAAGTGAGATTAGTCTGTAATTCTACTCATTACTTTAACTAAAAATATCAACCGGCTACAGTGTTAAAATAGTGTCtcctatatatatttatgagtTTTTATTGATCCCTCATTATGGAAGTAATTACTCTGATTGCTGCCTGAAAGCCGGTGATGCATTCATACACTCATGCATTACTGATAGATAAAAGCTGCTTACTTGGGTAATTTTAAGTCTGTATCTACTGTCCTGTCAGCATGCAGGTTGTCATTCAGCGGTACACTATAGTACAGTGCTGTTTGTTGAGCGTTGCAGACCTTTGGAGCTGTAGAGAGTACATGACATGCTGTGCTGTGGTGAGCATGTCAAAAAGGCCAAAGGGCACAAACATGAAAAGTGGTTCATCTGTGCATGAGTCTGTCTGTGAGAGAGGAACTTACTTCATCCGCTTGTTTTGTATGAAACTGGGATGTTTAGTGgcttaatgtttttgtcttagtttcattttattttaagacaTGACATGCAGAGAAGAGATGACATGCACTTGCCATAGGCTGGGTTTTAGTCATTTACTCAGAggtttaagttgtttttttatgtaaaaatgtagTTTCAGCTGCtaaggatttgttgtttttatctgttttataaCATCTaggactaaaaccaacaattgATTTGATTGGTGATTAAGAATTTATtctacaaaaaaatcaaattttgaaCAATGTCAGCCATAATTGCCTGAGGTGAAGTCTTCAGATTATGTAtttgtctgagcagcagtgCAAAACTTAAAAGATATTTGTGCTTATGTCTATGCAGCAGCATGGCACCGTCGAAGGACAGCGTGGCTGCCTGGAGCTGTAAGCAGGTTGCTCAGTGGCTGCATGAAGAAGGATTTGGGGAGTATGAGGAGTTATTGTGCACCCAGCACCGCCTGGATGGCCCCAGCCTGCTGGCACTGACGGAAGCAGACCTGCGGGGTCCTCCGCTGGGCCTCATGGTGCTGGGAGACATTAAGAGGTTGACCTTAGCCCTTCGCCATCTCCAGAGACAGAACCAGgcccagctggaggagctgggtCTCAGGCCCCCAGACAGCCTCCCTACAGAGCCCTCTTTGGGCCCCATCGGGGTTGAGTGGAGCTGTGACGGAGCTGACAGGAGGTTTAACTTTGGTGATCGCTTGAGTAACGGGACTGAGCTGCGGCTGAGGAACGGTGATAGGCCTGGATACAGTCCAGGAGTGGTACTTTGTCATACACACTCGAATGGGAGGTGTAGGCAGCACCTGGCTGGTAGACTGGACCCTGAGGTGTGGAAGACAGTTATCAGTTCCATATATGTCTTTTTGGTGTTTGGATTCACATCTTTTGTCATGGTGATTGTGCACGAGCGGGTTCCAGACATGAGGACTTACCCACCACTGCCTGATATATTCCTGGACAGGTAGAGACTATATATCTCAGTGTTTTCCACTAATAATCACCAGTAAATCCCTACTTGAAGATTCCAGTTGCATGTTACACTGATtcagatgtttttgtgttttgatagTGTTCCAAGAATCCCTTGGGCTTTTGCAATGGCTGAAGCCTGTGGTCTCATCCTGTGTTACATGTTTCTGTTGATCCTGCTCCTTCACAAACACAGGTAGTCCAGGTTTGCAGTCATTCTTGTCAatggtacagtatgtgtgcaaatACTCAGCATTACTCCATAGGTTTAGTCCTCAGAAATGATGAATATTGTatacatatttttcatgtgtCCAATCTAAGCTCAATTTTGTGTCTCCTTCAGGTCCATTCTCTTCAGACGGTTGTGTTCTTTGATGGGAACTGTGTTTTTGCTTCGTTGCTGCACCATGTTTGTCACCTCGCTCTCTGTTCCCGGGCAGCACCTGAAGTGTGCCAGTAAGGTGAGAAGCACATCTGAAATTCTGTGCAGATTAGATaatgtttgtcatttctgtcttttcatgaGCGATGACATCGTGTATTCACAACATGACAAACATGAGAACAGGAGTTTTATGTTCCCCAGACATATGGTGATACATGGGGGAAGATACAGAGGGCAATGGCGATCTGGAGTGGATTTGGGATGACTCTGACTGGTGTCCAAACATGTGGAGACTATATGTTCAGTGGACACACTGTTGTCATCACACTGCTCAACTTTTTTGTGACTGAATGTAGGTGTTGATACTTTTGTTTACCTTAATAATGTTTGACttattctatatttttcctgtcattgaatcccatgaaaagattaaaaacaagtaTGTAGTTTGAGTTCTGAAacatttgttggggactatttttagCAGGTACATCTTATTTAATAGGTTTTGTACAATAGTAGAGCTGTATGCTACAAAGATATACTGTATCAAGTTTTGGCTTCACATG is a genomic window of Mastacembelus armatus chromosome 15, fMasArm1.2, whole genome shotgun sequence containing:
- the LOC113131559 gene encoding dual specificity protein phosphatase 13; this encodes MSVLCPGRMSGSNQQQDLVLIKELERILDSCRLELTPVDEVFPNLYIGNVAVAQNRKTLHKLGITHVLNAAHSKQGSIGDQSFYGNACIYFGIPAEDSDNFDLSQYFRPAADFIHKALRCKDGKVLVHCIMGMSRSATLVLAYLMLRQCFSLKDALTHLIQKRAIYPNRNFLSLLLKLNEQLTLRRRLCPLL
- the LOC113131555 gene encoding dual specificity protein phosphatase 13-like, with protein sequence MTDRKSFSGGVTEMGCEAQKSDPAEEGKCTHATGDSEKTWEIPSLQELEEVLHSAPRSCHHGDEVWPNLYLGDMFMSHDKLGLWQLGITHVLNAAHGKLCCKGSDDFYGTTVKYYGVPANDLPTFDLSPFFYPAAEFIHQALTSGGKVFVHCAVGVSRSAALVLAYLMIHHHLSLLSSVHCVQQKRWIFPNRGFLRQLINLERDLQYKSGDETESLSVPPGIFGISEQTNQFNSNIK
- the LOC113131533 gene encoding sphingomyelin synthase-related protein 1-like → MAPSKDSVAAWSCKQVAQWLHEEGFGEYEELLCTQHRLDGPSLLALTEADLRGPPLGLMVLGDIKRLTLALRHLQRQNQAQLEELGLRPPDSLPTEPSLGPIGVEWSCDGADRRFNFGDRLSNGTELRLRNGDRPGYSPGVVLCHTHSNGRCRQHLAGRLDPEVWKTVISSIYVFLVFGFTSFVMVIVHERVPDMRTYPPLPDIFLDSVPRIPWAFAMAEACGLILCYMFLLILLLHKHRSILFRRLCSLMGTVFLLRCCTMFVTSLSVPGQHLKCASKTYGDTWGKIQRAMAIWSGFGMTLTGVQTCGDYMFSGHTVVITLLNFFVTEYTPQTWNLIHTISWVLNLFGIFFILAAHEHYSIDVFIAFYITTRLFLYYHTLANTRAYQQSRRARIWFPMFSFFECNVNGPVPNQYHWPFNKPAFMKTLIG